In Cervus elaphus chromosome 24, mCerEla1.1, whole genome shotgun sequence, a single genomic region encodes these proteins:
- the TDGF1 gene encoding teratocarcinoma-derived growth factor 1 has product MECFSYSVILIMAFSRALELGLVAGLGDLELARPSQGELAFRDDGLWSQEEPAIRHQPSQFVASMGIQKSKELNRTCCLNGGTCMLGSFCACPPSFYGRNCEHDSRKENCGPVPHDTWLPRKCSMCKCWLGQLRCFPQSFLPGCDGHVMDEHLTASRTPELTPSACALMLPGICLAIQSYY; this is encoded by the exons ATGGAGTGCTTCTCTTACAG TGTGATTTTGATCATGGCCTTTTCCAGAGCACTTGAACTGGGATTAGTCGCTG GATTGGGCGACCTTGAACTTGCCCGTCCGTCACAGGGAGAGCTGGCCTTCAGAGATGATGGCCTTTGGTCCCAAGAGGAGCCTGCAATTCGTCACCAGCCTTCCCAGTTTGTAGCATCCATGGGAATCCAAAAGA GTAAGGAGCTGAACAGAACCTGCTGTTTAAATGGGGGAACCTGCATGCTGGGGTCCTTTTGTGCCTGTCCTCCCTCTTTCTATGGACGGAACTGTGAGCATGACTCTCGCAAAGA GAACTGTGGGCCTGTGCCCCATGACACCTGGCTGCCCAGGAAGTGTTCCATGTGTAAATGCTGGCTTGGCCAGCTTCGCTGCTTTCCTCAGTCATTCCTACCTGGTTGTG ACGGCCATGTGATGGATGAGCACCTCACAGCTTCCAGGACTCCAGAATTAACACCGTCTGCGTGTGCTCTTATGCTCCCTGGCATCTGCCTTGCTATACAAAGTTATTATTAA